The following nucleotide sequence is from Streptomyces sp. HUAS CB01.
CGAGCCCTTGCTGTCGGAGTCCGACGAGCAGCCGGCGACGACGAGCATGACCGGGACGGCGGCGCAGGCGAGTATGCGGGTGAGTCGCGGAGCTGATCGGTGCATGGTTCCTTCAGTCGGTTGTCGTACGGTCCTCCGGAGAGCCGGACCCGGGGTCCGGGTCCTCCGGGCGGACGGTCCGGTGTTCCCGGGCGGCCACGGTACGCCGACACGGTACGACGCCGGGGTCGTCCGACGGGACCGACCGGCGGAACAGCCGGGTCCCGCCGGCGGCCCGGCGGGCCTGTCAGTCGTTGAACCGCTCCGCCAGCTTCCGGGCCAGTCCCTGGGCCTTTTCCTGCAGTTCCTTGCTGTCCGGGATCTCCGTCACACGGGCGGGCTGCTCGCCGTACTCGACGGTCACGATCACGTTGGATGTGCGGAACACCACGCTCACCGTGCGGTGCTGGGCGGTGGAACCGGCCCGGGCGAGGACGTCGTCGAGGAACGCGGCGTCGCCGAGGCCGTCGAGCACGCGCGGCTCCAGGCCCTCGGGGGCGCCCGGGGAACCGGAGGCGGTTCCACCGGAAGGTGCGGGGGCGCCCGAGGGCGAGCCGGTTCCGGCTGCCGGGGAGCCCGTCACGGGGGCACCGGCGCCGCCCTGGCCGCCTGCGGCGGGCGCCGGGAGCTCGGCGACATCCTGCTTCCGCGTGTACACCTCGAGGGCGCGCTGGTCGTCGCTGACGTCCTGGGCGTAGGACACCACCCGCTCGACGTCCACGCGAAGGTGGTGCGAGGCGTCGGGGGAGTCCGCCTTCCAGCTGCAGCCGACGCGGCGGTCCGTGTCGTACGTGACGGCGGCGGTACCGCGGAAGATCTTCTCCTGCTGCTCCTCGGGCAGCTCGGCCGCGCCGGGGAGCAGGTCCCTGAGCATCGAGCGCTCGACCGCGCCGCAGGGCTCGTAGAGCGTTCGGTACTTTCCGGGCGCGGCGACGGGACCTGCGGTCTCGCCGGCCTTGGCCTCGGTGGCGGTGCCACCGTCGGTGGATCCGCCGGTGCAGCCGGTGACGAGCGCCGCGAGAAGCGTCGCAACGCCGGGTACGTACCCCTTTCGCCGCACGTTCCCAGGCTCCCTTCTCTGCCGTCCTGCGTTTCCGGCCCGGCCCTGTCGCCCGCCGGCTCCGGTCCCGGTCGTGGCCGCTCGCGGCGAAAACGTGTTGCCGCCCGATGCGCGCCGATGGACACAATGTGTATCGCACGCGCAGCTGTGAACGCCGGTTCGATATCCCTTTTCTTGAGCCTGGCGCCGGTTTTGCGTTATCTGGCCTTTGGGGGGAATCGAGAAGGTATGTCGTATGTAGAGGTGGCCGGCGCCAAGGTCCCGATCCGGATGTGGACGGATCCGGCGACGGTCGAGGACGGCGCCATGCAGCAGCTGCGGAACGTCGCGACGCTGCCCTGGATCAAGGGGCTCGCCGTGATGCCGGACGTGCACTACGGCAAGGGCGCGACGGTCGGTTCGGTCATCGCGATGCACGGCGCGGTCTGCCCGGCGGCGGTCGGCGTCGACATCGGCTGCGGGATGTCGGCCGTGAAGACCTCCCTCACCGCGAACGACCTGCCCGGCGATCTCTCCCGGCTCCGGTCCAGGATCGAGCGGGCGATCCCGGTCGGCCGCGGCATGCACGACGACCCGGTGGACCCCGGGCGGGTGTACGGGTTCCCGTCGACGGGCTTCGACGACTTCTGGTCGGGGTTCGACGGCGTCGCCGACCCGGTCAAGTTCCGCCGGGAGCGTGCGGCCAAGCAGATGGGGACGCTCGGATCCGGGAACCACTTCATCGAGTTCTGCCTGGACGAGACCGGTTCGGTCTGGCTGATGCTGCATTCCGGCTCGCGGAACATCGGCAAGGAGCTCGCCGAGTACCACATCGGCGAGGCCCAGAGGCTGCCGCACAACCAGGGACTGGTCGACCGTGATCTCGCGGTGTTCGTCTCGGACACCCCGCAGATGGCGGCCTACCGGAACGACCTGTTCTGGGCGCAGGAGTACGCCAAGTACAACCGCGCGATCATGATGGGGCTGTTCCAGGAGGTCGTCCGCAGGGAGTTCCGGAAGGCGAAGGTGGCCTTCGACCCGGTCATCTCCTGCCACCACAACTACGTGGCGGAGGAGCGGTACGAGGGCATGGACCTGCTGGTCACCCGGAAGGGAGCGATCCGGGCGGCGTCCGGCGACTTCGGGATCATCCCCGGCTCGATGGGCACGGGCTCGTACATCGTGAAGGGCCTCGGGAACGAGAAGTCGTTCAACTCGGCCTCGCACGGCGCCGGCCGCCGGATGAGCCGCAACGCGGCGAAGCGGCGGTTCTCGACCAGGGACCTGGAGGAGCAGACGCGCGGCGTGGAGTGCCGGAAGGACTCGGGGGTCGTGGACGAGATCCCCGGCGCGTACAAGCCGATCGAGAAGGTGATCGACCAGCAGCGGGACCTCGTGGAGGTCGTCGCGAAGCTGAAGCAGGTCATCTGCGTGAAGGGCTGAGCACCAGCGCACCAGTGCATCGACGGGTCCTGGCGGAGGCAGTTCAGGACCCGTCGCTGTGCCGACGGTCACTCTGCGCGCGATTCCCTCGGACAAGGTTGTCCTTCATCTGGGAGCCCTTTCCAGGCTCACGAGCCCGTTGCCTTACCCGCCGGCTGACGCGCACCATCGATGTCCGGCAGCGGCATCGAGGAAACCAGCTTTACCTCGTGCGCAGCGCAGACGGCACGACGTCCCGTCGACCCAGTCCCACCCAATGAAGGTGCCCGGCATCTGTACTCGTCGGGCAGCCGGAGCAGGACTTGGGATGGCCGCCCACTCAGCCAGCGTGGTGGGCTTCCTGAGGCTCCTTGCTCCGGATTTTTCATTTTTGGGAGGAATGGCATGAAGCAAAGGCGGCCGTGATCGTGGGCGCTGCTGTCGTTGTGGCCGCATCACTGCTTGCGGGGTCTGCGTCAGCGGCCACCGCCCCGGGCTGGCGCGACTTCTCCGGACCGGCGGACGGGTACGGCGACCTTGTTGTCATCAACCCCGACAGCAGCGCTTCCTTTTTCTGGGGATCGGGCTCCGGTGGCCTACGCACCCATCCTGTCTACTCGGGTGAAGGAGTCGGATTCAACCACTTCGTACCCTTCAGCGACCTCACCGGGGACGGGTGCAACGATCTCCTCAGCCGCCGGCAGAACGGCGACCTGTACCGGGAGGAGACTCTCTGCTCTCCCGGTATGGGCGGCCAGTTCGAGACGAGCCGGCGCCTGGGCACCGGCTGGAACCAGTTCAACGTCCTGACCTCACCGGGGGACATGACTGGTGACGGCCGCGCCGATCTGGTCGCCCGCCAGGCCGTTACCGGTGACATGTACCTGTATGCGAACGACGGGGCGGGCACCCTCAAGGCGAAGGGCCGCATCGGTACCAACTGGAAGATTTACCGCGCCGTGTTGGGAGCCGGCGACATCAACGGGGACGGCATCGGTGATGTTCTCGCGGTCGACCGGGACAACTCGCTGTGGCGATACGACGGAACAGCCGCCGGAACGCTCAAGCCTCGCGCACTGGTGTTCAGCAACCAATGGGCCACCGGCCGCAACGCGTTCGTGGGCGTTGGCGACATTACCGGAGACGCACAACCTGATCTGATTTCCCGGAACGCGCAGGGGCAGTTGTTGCGCAATACCGGGACAGGCACCGGCACGTTCCGCTCCACCGTCAAGATCGCCACCGCTGGCTGGGACCGCTTCAAAGGACTCTTCTGACCAAAGTCCGTCGTGCGGGGCAACGACATCGGGTACCTGCTGCCTCAGGGCGAGGTCCTGCACTACGGGCCTGCCAACACGTGAGTCCTGGCCGGGCGCGGGTGATCGTCGGAGCCTGGTGCCAGCATGGCGCGCCATGGACGTGGAGGAGTTCTGGAGCCTCATCGGGTCGGCGCGTAGGGACGACCGGCCGTTCGCCGAGGCGTTGACGGAACGGCCGGCAGCGACGTCGGCGGAGCAGATCCTGGCGTTTCAGGAGCGGTTCGATGCCCTTGACGGCGCTGTGTGCCGACGCTGGGACGTCTGGGCAGCGGCGTACCTCCCAGGCAGTGGATGCTCCGATGACGGCTTCATGGACTTCCGCGCCGGGCTGATCGCACTCGGTCGTGCTTGGTACGAGAGGGCGATCAGCTCGACGGGCAGTCTCGCCGACCACCCGGACGTGAGGGCCGGCGTGGGGAAGTACGGCCAGGGCGTGACTGAGGAAGCGGAAAAGTGCGCACGGCGTGCGGGTTCTCACTCCGTGCGTAGTCCGTCCGGGCGGGTCATGCGCCACAGCGGCGGCAGGCTGAGGAGCGTTACCAGCAGGATGAGGCCGGCGCCGACTCCGATGATGGGCAGGAACGCCCACCAGTCGGTGACCTGTTTGTCGACCATGTTCAGCAGTGTGAGGCCGAGGCCGATGCCCGTGGTGACCGCCAGGGCGAGTCCCATCACGACGGGGATGGCCGTCTGCCAAAGGACGGACCAGCTCAGGGTGGTGCGCCGGGTGCCGAAGGCGACGAGGACCGACAGCAGCTGTTTGCGTTCTCGCAGTTGTTGCAGGGTGGAGACGAGCATGGATGCGGCGACCACCAGCATCGTCACGGCGGCACCGACGAATACCCCGGTGAGGACGCTTGAGTACCGACTGTCCCGTTCGAAGTTCTGCATTGTCTGGACATCGGTGACGGGGTCGATGGCGGCTGCGGTGTTGCGGGCGTACTCGGCCGCGTCCGGGACCTTCGGGTCGAGCCTGATCATCGCCGTGGTCGTGGCATCGTGCAGTTTCGACACGTCGATGGCGGACGGCGTGGCCAGGATGCCGTCGAGGGGCAGCCGCCCCA
It contains:
- a CDS encoding RtcB family protein — protein: MSYVEVAGAKVPIRMWTDPATVEDGAMQQLRNVATLPWIKGLAVMPDVHYGKGATVGSVIAMHGAVCPAAVGVDIGCGMSAVKTSLTANDLPGDLSRLRSRIERAIPVGRGMHDDPVDPGRVYGFPSTGFDDFWSGFDGVADPVKFRRERAAKQMGTLGSGNHFIEFCLDETGSVWLMLHSGSRNIGKELAEYHIGEAQRLPHNQGLVDRDLAVFVSDTPQMAAYRNDLFWAQEYAKYNRAIMMGLFQEVVRREFRKAKVAFDPVISCHHNYVAEERYEGMDLLVTRKGAIRAASGDFGIIPGSMGTGSYIVKGLGNEKSFNSASHGAGRRMSRNAAKRRFSTRDLEEQTRGVECRKDSGVVDEIPGAYKPIEKVIDQQRDLVEVVAKLKQVICVKG
- a CDS encoding FG-GAP repeat domain-containing protein, whose product is MGAAVVVAASLLAGSASAATAPGWRDFSGPADGYGDLVVINPDSSASFFWGSGSGGLRTHPVYSGEGVGFNHFVPFSDLTGDGCNDLLSRRQNGDLYREETLCSPGMGGQFETSRRLGTGWNQFNVLTSPGDMTGDGRADLVARQAVTGDMYLYANDGAGTLKAKGRIGTNWKIYRAVLGAGDINGDGIGDVLAVDRDNSLWRYDGTAAGTLKPRALVFSNQWATGRNAFVGVGDITGDAQPDLISRNAQGQLLRNTGTGTGTFRSTVKIATAGWDRFKGLF
- a CDS encoding DUF3558 domain-containing protein, which encodes MRRKGYVPGVATLLAALVTGCTGGSTDGGTATEAKAGETAGPVAAPGKYRTLYEPCGAVERSMLRDLLPGAAELPEEQQEKIFRGTAAVTYDTDRRVGCSWKADSPDASHHLRVDVERVVSYAQDVSDDQRALEVYTRKQDVAELPAPAAGGQGGAGAPVTGSPAAGTGSPSGAPAPSGGTASGSPGAPEGLEPRVLDGLGDAAFLDDVLARAGSTAQHRTVSVVFRTSNVIVTVEYGEQPARVTEIPDSKELQEKAQGLARKLAERFND